The genomic segment tggctcactcatgcctgtaatcccagcactttgggaggctgaggtgggtggatcacttgaggtcaggagttcgagatcagcctggccaacatggtgaaagctcatctctattaaacatacaaaaattatgcaggcgtggtggcatgtacctgtagtcccagctacttgggaggctgaggctggagaattgcttgaacctgggagggggaggttacactgagctgagattgtgcactgcactccagcctgggtgacaaagtgaggctccatcccaaaaataataatgacaatgataataaaaTGATAGAGGCAGAAGTGACTCGGATCTGTAAATGGGAGCTCTGTCGGGGAGCGGGCACACTCAGGCACTTGGAACAGGGACATTTGGTGGCATCTGGGTCTGGAGCAATGGCAAGCTGCTGTAGTAGGAAGGCTTCAAAGCCTCCAGAGGCTCCAAACGGGGCCTCCAGATGCTGTGGGTCCTCTCCTAGGAGGCCCCATGTGGGAGGACCCATATGGGAAACACTGGGTGGGACCAAAAGACTCCAAAGTCCCTTCCAAGCTGGAGACTCAGCTCTACATCCTGAGCCCCGCCTCCCACAGTGGACCAGGTGCTCCCTTGGAGCTGATTCCAGGTGGCCTGTCCTGTGGGCATTGCCACCTGAGCTCCTCTGTGGTTTGCAGAACTCACCCACCCCATCACTGGCCCAAAGAGATGAGGCACTGtagtctgaatgtttatgtcccccctAAATCCTAggttgacatttattttcttttattttattatttttgagatggagtctcactctgtcacccaggctggagtgcaatggtgcagtcccagctcactgcaacctccgcctcctgggttcaagcaattgtcctgcctcaggctcccgagtagctgggattacaggtgcccaccaccacgcccagctaattttgtattttcagtagagatggggtttcaccatattggccaggctggtcttgaacccctgacctcctgtgatccacctgcctcagcctcccaaagtgctgggattactggcgtgagccaccgcgcccagccctaggTGGAAATTCTAACTCCAAGGTGATGGTTTTAGGAATCGGGGCCTTGGAAggagatgaggtcatgagggtggggccacatgaatgggattagtgcctttatgaAACGGGCCCAAGATGGCctggagcagtggttcatgcctataatcccaagcactttgggaggcctaggtgggaggatcacttgaggccaggagtttgaggccagcctgggcaacaaggtgaaaccccccaactctacaaaaaaaaaaaaaaaggaggggtaaGAGAGCTTGCTCATCCCTTtcaccctgtgaggacacagtgaaaagagcCATCTgtgaagcaggccctcaccagacacagcttctgccagcaccttgatcttgacctcctgagtctccagaactatgagaaatgaaTCTGCGGTTtttgagccacccagtctgtggcattgtGTCACAGCAGCTCAAATGGACTGAGACGAGCAGGGCCCTCAGGCCATGGTGGTTTATTGATGCACGTCGCAAGCACAGCACAGGCAGGTGGACCCCAGCCCCAGGGGGACATGAGGGCCAGGGGAGGGCAGCAGGCCACCCCTACAGCAATGCTGTCAGCACAGGGGGAAGGAAAGGGCCTGGGCCATGTTCTCTCCTTCTCCACACCTCTCCCCGCAGGAAGCCTCCAGGCCTCCTGACCCATCCCAGAGAGACAGCTGGCCACACAATTCCCCCTGGCTACAGAGAGGCGACAGTTGTCCACCTGCCCCTCACCGAGGTATGGTCTTGCCGGCCCGCCGCTGCTTCCGTCCTTCATCATGGAAATCCAGCTACTCATCCATCATCTCCGTCACCTCTGAGAAAGTCACTGTGAGGCTGCACTCTTCTCTGCCTGATGTCACCTCCATCATCCCCCAAACAGCCGGCGGCTGCTGTCAGCCCCTCCCACAGGCTCTCTGTTTGCTTTGCTGATTGTAGGGAGTCCACCCTGGTGACCTGTGCGACAGTAGGAATGAGGCAAAAACACAAGGAGGCCCAGGAAGGATGTCACCAAGAACTCCCCGGGTAGGGGCTTCCGGCcagcagggtggcaggagagcaGACAGAGCCAGTGGGCAGGGGAGAGGTGGAGCAGCAGAGGGTCCACAGTCCAGGTCACGCACGGGCACAGTACAGTCACGGCACCGTGGCAGAGCAAGTGAGCAAAGTGCACGGCTGGGCGGGGTGCCGGGGCCCGCGGGACAGCTCGAAGATCTCATGTTCCATGCCAGGCCCCAGCAGAGCATGAGGCGGCCCACTCCCAGCTGAGGAAGGGGCACTTCTGGGTCTCAGGggtctcctccccctcctcaacCCTGGTGGCTGCTGTCTCAGACCCCCGCACTCTAAGCAAGGAGAAGGTATGCTGGGGTACGGAAGGAAGGAACATCCGACAGCCTGACGCCCCCAGTgccaagagaagaaagagaattcCTTTCTAGAGAGCAGGGGGAGCGTCCCGGTGGGCAGGTGGAGAAGGAGGGACAGCTCTCCCATGCAGGAAGAGGGTTCTTTGGGGCAAGGAGCAGCCAGGGTGTCATGGTGGTGCAGGAGACTATTTATAGAAGGAAGGGATCCGGGCCTGGAGTGGGAAGCCCCAGAGACCCAGCTCAGCAGGGAGGGGGCATTCTGTGGTTGGCCCTGAGTGGGGTGAGTGGGACTAAGAAAGATCGCCCCACAGCTCTCTGCATCTCCTCTGGAGGCAGCCAAGCTACACGTGGGCTTTGGCCCAGAGGGGCTTCCCTGGGAGAGCCCCAGGAGGTGGGCAGGTCTTTGGGACATAGAGACCTGGATGAGGCAAAGAACAGTAGGACAAGGAAACCAGAGGAAAAGGGAAGTTCTCCAGAAATCCAGCTCAGCTGCCAACTACGGAGGAGGAGAAGCCTTTCCACGTCCACCAGGCCGGGGGTGGGCCACACTTACCAAGAGGACCACCGTCTGTTGCCTCCAATGCCAAGGGGCGGGGGGAGGGCAGCTGGGCAGAGTGGAGGGAGCAGGGGGgtaggagagagaaagcaagctccCTGAACCTGGGCTACCCACCTCCACCTTCTGCTCCTCTCTCCCTCGACCCCCAGCTCCCCAGGAGTCCCTAGCGGCCCACGCTGATGTTGCAGGTCTTGCAGCTGGGGTCCTTCTTGGCATCGGCAGTAGACAGGCTCATGAGCTGGTGACCGCTGATCTCCCCCAGGGTGCCCAGGGACAGGTCGACAGGCTCAGTGTAGATGATCTCCAGGATGAGGTCCTGGGCGTGGCGGAAGACCAGCTCCCCGTCCTCCACGCTGCAGGTCAGGAACTTGTTGCAAGCAATGTCCAGGAGGGGCAGGCGGTCGCGGCAGAAGCGGTCCCCCAGGGAGCCTTTGGGCGCCAGCACCAGGATAGCATAGTGGTAGGCCGTGTACATGCAGTAGAAGTCCGCAAAGTAGAGGTTGGTGCTGGGATTGAAGAGGCGCTGAGCTGGGATCTGGAAGCGCCAGCGGCCGTAGGGGGAATCCTGCGGGGGCTGGCCCGTGTTGAACTCCGTGTTGCAACTGAAGAAGACCCCGTGGAGCATACCGCTGGTGGGGGAGCCGTGGCTGCCGCTGTTGTCCTTCAGGTAGGGCTGCAGCATGTTCCCGCAGTGGGTCCTGCCCACCCCAGGGAGACACGCCAAAGGGAAGAGAAGATGCGGCTGGTGAGCCGGGCTGAGGCTTGGCTGCTGCGTGTGGTCgaggagggagggagccagcccagctcccagccctCCCCCAGCCGCCTCCACTAGTTGCAAATAGAACATTCCAGAATGCAAGAGCAGAGAGGGCCCTGGAGAGGGATTCATCCAGCCCACTCCTTCTCAGAGAAGAGATGTGAAGCTGTCACTCCCCAACTTGAAACCCTTTGGTGGGGCGTGCGTGAAAAGCATGGCGGCTCATGATCTGATCTCTGTGGTCTCCTTGCCACTCCCCACCTCCTGCCATCACACCTACTTACCCACCCCCTGCACACGCAGTCTCCTGCCTCTGTGCCCCCTGTGCAGGACTCTTCCCTCTGCTGCACTGACCGCCCTCTCCACCTTCCTCCGGCTGGCTTGGCAAACTTCTAATCAGCCTTCAAGCCTCAGCCACGCGTCTGCTCCCCACTAAAACCTTCCAGGAACAGCAGACACCTGCACTTGACAAATATTTGGCTGCCTACTATGTGCAGGACACCCAGTCTTctaactgtgttgcccaggctgaactcctggcctccagtgatcctccggctttggcctcccaaagtgctaggattgcaggtgtgagccacttcatcGGCCAGGACACTGAACTGTGCTCAACAATTACACGTACCTTTCACATGAAATCTTTCCATACTGTCTCGCTGACTGGATTCTGAGGTTCTCAAAAGGGTGAACTCTGCCTTTATCTTTACATCCTGGCACCAAGtaaggtgcctggcacacatggGTGCTCCCTGTCTCTCTCATTCTCGGTGATAAAGGAGTCCAAACTGGGCCACTGACTCactttccaggctggagtgcagtggtacaatcacagctcactgcaagctcgaactcctgggctcaagtgatccacacccggctaattctttaaattttttgtagagattgggttctcactatgttgctcaggctcatcttgaactcttgggctcaagtgatcccatcttggcctcccaacatgctgggattacaggtttgagccaccaagCAGGCCTTGCTTCTTTAATACAAACCCCAAAGACTCCCAAGGTCCTCACTGCCCTGAGGTTAAAACTGTCCTGACTCTAAGGATAAAGGcagacagaggccaggcacagtggctcatgcctgtaatcccagcaccttgggaggccgaggtgggtggatcacctgaggtcaggagtttgagaccagcctggccaacatagtgaaaccccgcttcattaaaaacacaaaaattagcctgccatggtggcgcacacctgtggtcccagctactcaggagactgaggcaggagaatcattttaacccagaaggcagaggttgcagtgagcggagatcacgccactgcactccagcctgggtgacagcgagagactccgtctcaaaaaaaaaaaaaaaaaaagaggcagagcaGCTGCTTGCCCTGGCTGAGCCTCAGAAGGATGTGGTCTTGGAGCACTTTCCAGCAGGCCTGGGGAGGGTGGGTACTCCTGGTCCTGCCTCACTCTTGCCTGATCCTGGCTGTCTTCAGTGACAAGTGACTCCCTGGCTCGAATGAACAAGCTGCTTCCCTCTGGGCCTCGTGCTCCTCTTCTGTAGGCCAAGGGTGTTGGATCAGATCACCAATTTTCGAACACTTTTAGACTGcagcatctctctcttttttcccccaaaagaaatTACACGTGGAAGGCTCACAGGCAAATAAAATTGAGGCTGCTCTGGTTGGACATCAGGTGTGGGGCCCACCAAGCCTCATCCTCTGGTCCCCCCAACCCCATGGCAGCATTCTAAGGGGTTCACTGACATGTCTCCCTGAAGGGAGCACCCAGTTTGAAAAGCGATGAGCTGGGTGCTTCCTCAAACCTTTTGTGATCAGAACACTCATTTCATGCActccctgccacctccccttTGGCCCCAGGGCCTGAATCAGAGAGACCTGTGGTGGTAGACCCCCATGAAAAGAACTGTCCCAGAGCGGGAGCAAACCCAGATCTCATTCTCCCAGGCTCGTTAGTACAACACTCTTGCAGAAGGCCCTGTCCCCAGAGCCCTTGATCTTCCCTGAGCCCAATCCCCAAAGCAGCAGTCTCTTCAGAGCCAGCCTGGTGACGTCAGGGCATGTCAATCCTAGAGGAGGGACTGGCAGCCACGGGGGTGGGGGTGACCTCAGACAGCCAGGACAGGAACAGGaagggctgggagggaggagaggccTGGCGGGTCCAGCCGGGAGCCCGCACCCATACCTGGCATGCTGGAAGTACTCCTTGTGATGGTTGCGGTAGAAGACGGAGAAGCGGAGCATGCGGCCTGCGATCTGCTCGGCCTTCTCCTGCAGCTGAGCCAGGTGCTCCTTGGCATAATCTACAAGATCCCAGATGCAGTGGGTGAGCTGAGGGCCAGCTGAGGAGCACAAACacctcctgtccccaccccaccccaccctgtgcGTGCCGGCCAACCTCTGCCTGTCAGAACAGCAGAGGCGACTAGACAGTCGCAGAACCTTAAACTCAGATGGTAACAGGCCAGCTGGCCTCTGCTGGAAACACAGAGCGCTGCATGCTGTCTGTCCTCATCACCTCTGCAACCACAATGCCAGAGTCTCGGGGCTCTCTGGGTcacaaaaaggcagagggtcgCCCAGTAATCCCGCCAGGGTGCCCAGGGGCTGTGATCCCAGGCTATCCTCATGTGAAAAGAGGACTCATGGGAAAAAGGAAGACTTGAGAGGGCTTGAGGTCCTTTTGGGAAAGTCCCTCAAATCCAGTAGATAGGAAGCTGCCCACACCACCCCCATGGAAGCCAGCTGTAGCTACAGGTGAGGGCTCCTGAGGGGCTAGGGAGAAGCGAGACCAGGCAATGTTTAGGCAGTCCTGGGTCTGGAGCAATGGCTCTCAGCTTGAGCATCTCAGGAGAAACAGGGAAGGCTGGAAACAGGATAGCAACATTGAACCCTGGAGCCCCAGGAAGGCTGCTGTTGGCACATACAGCTCCTTGGTACAAATGAGAAGAAGCTGCCCTTCCCTCTTTGTGGATGCATCCCTGGCCAGGGTGCTCGGTTTGGAGAGAGGAGTGTGGACTGGATTGCAGCCAGATCCCCAATTTGAATTAAATGCCCATTGCACATGGAGGTCTCAGGGGAAACCGAGCTTTCCCCTCCAGGAGCAAGAGGCCTCCAGAGAGTGGGGTTCTGCAGCAGAACTAAGAAAAAACACCATTCAGCCAgccgcggtggttcacgcctgtgatcccagcactttgggaggccgaggcgggcggatcacctgagtcaggagttcaagaccagcctggccaacatggtgaaaccccatctgtactaaaaatgcaaaaaaaaagtagccaggcgtggtggtgggcgcctgtaatcccagctactcaggatgctgaggcaggagaatcgcttgaatccgggaggcagaggttgcagtgagccaagatcatgccactgcactccagccaggaggcgacaagagtgagactccatctcaaaaaaaaaaaaaaaaaaagacagaaggagaaaaaaaaaaaagaaaaagcaccacTCAAAAGACAACAGCAGCTCAAGGAGACTTGGGGCATAAATCTTGGCAAAGGATGGAGCCAGCAGACTCAGAGGCCCGGGGCTGAGAATGTTCTGTGCCCCTTCCGTGTGACAGAGAGATCTGGAGCAGCTCTCACCGTAAACACCAAAAGAATGCAATCTTGTGGGGACAGACCCTGAGTCACGATTGACCAAGCACACATAAGCCCGCTGTTTGTGCTGGAGTCTACAAGTTAAGTTCTGCTAAGAGAGTTTGCAGGGCCGTTGACCAGGGACCATTTTCCCAGGCTACGTGGAGGCTCAGAACAAGCGAAATGTGATTGCTCTACCAAGTGCACATTGACAGATAATTGAttaagcaaaatgtggtctatccatacaatgaaatactatccagttttaaaaagaaagtaaatcctGGTATAttccagtcacaaaaagacaaatcctGTACAATTGTACTACTGATATGAGATACTTAGAGGACTCATATTCAtaggaacagaaagtagaatggaagCCGGCAGAGGGAAACGGGGGGtggttgtttaatgggtatagagttttggttttccaagaaaaaaaggttctggagattggctgcacaacaatgtgaatatacttaataccattgaactgtacacttcaaaatggtCAAGATGGCAAATGTTACATCATGCACCTTTGACCACAGTGTTTAAAAAGATGCCTGTGATCTGGTACCAAGCCAGAAAAGTAACTCCCTTTCTTAATGGAAGTGGTCTTGCCAACATGATTAGTGGGGTTCACATCTGCCTCCagtgagagaagagaaagggcgGCTTTTGGAGGCAGGGAGGGTGTCATGCCTGTGTGCCTTCCCTGTGGCCCAAGCATGCTGCCTGGTGGACAGAAGGCGTTCGTCAGTGTTTGCTCGACTGCCAGGAAGCCCCACTTTGACCACAACTAAGCCCGACGTGCCAAGCAGCAGGACAGGGGCATGAAAGCAGGGCCTCACCCCCAGTGCAGAACTCCACTGTCTCGCTCCAGCCGGACACCAGGTACTCCCCGTCGCTCTGCTTCACCGCCGTCTGCACGGCCACACTGTACTCTGTGCGGGGGCTCAGGAACCAGTGGCCTCTCACCGTCATGGGCAGCGGCACTGCCTTGGCCACGAGCTTGGTGGGGACATCCTGAGAAATGGGGTACAGACAGAGAGCCGGGCGTCAAACAGGGGTTCATGCCCGATCTGGGCGTCACCCCAGAATCTCCACTCCCCAGATGGCCCTGTTTCTCCTGCGCAAGACCAATCTTGAGGATCCGTTGGCTTCCTATCCTGGCCACCATTTTCCTGGGAAGGCCACACAGATGCTCCCCAGCCTTGGCCCCTCCTCGAACCCCCCTGACACCCTGTTCTCTTGGGAACGGAGGGGAAAAGCCACGAAGTTGAGGGCGGCAAGGCCTTCATTTTTTAAGGAGACTTTGAGAGCTCTGCACACTGCAGTGCCGTCTCCACGGCAACGGC from the Papio anubis isolate 15944 chromosome 8, Panubis1.0, whole genome shotgun sequence genome contains:
- the PHYHIP gene encoding phytanoyl-CoA hydroxylase-interacting protein, which translates into the protein MELLSTPHSIEINNITCDSFRISWAMEDSDLERVTHYFIDLNKKENKNSNKFKHRDVPTKLVAKAVPLPMTVRGHWFLSPRTEYSVAVQTAVKQSDGEYLVSGWSETVEFCTGDYAKEHLAQLQEKAEQIAGRMLRFSVFYRNHHKEYFQHARTHCGNMLQPYLKDNSGSHGSPTSGMLHGVFFSCNTEFNTGQPPQDSPYGRWRFQIPAQRLFNPSTNLYFADFYCMYTAYHYAILVLAPKGSLGDRFCRDRLPLLDIACNKFLTCSVEDGELVFRHAQDLILEIIYTEPVDLSLGTLGEISGHQLMSLSTADAKKDPSCKTCNISVGR